In a genomic window of [Empedobacter] haloabium:
- a CDS encoding PAAR domain-containing protein gives MPNVIRLGDSTSHGGKVVSVSATHFKVGGIAVARVGDKCTCPIKGHDGCTIAEGNPRHKIGGVAVAYEGHKTSCGATLLASAPKFRSD, from the coding sequence ATGCCCAACGTGATCCGCCTCGGCGACAGCACCTCCCACGGCGGCAAGGTCGTCAGCGTATCCGCCACCCACTTCAAGGTCGGCGGCATCGCCGTCGCGCGCGTGGGCGACAAATGCACTTGCCCCATCAAGGGCCACGACGGGTGCACCATCGCCGAAGGCAATCCGCGGCACAAGATCGGCGGCGTGGCGGTCGCCTACGAGGGCCACAAGACCAGCTGCGGCGCGACGCTGCTGGCGAGCGCGCCAAAGTTCCGCTCGGACTGA
- a CDS encoding NAD(P)H-quinone oxidoreductase, whose translation MRAIEITKPGGPEVLQLCQRPMPEPKAGEVRIRVHAAGINRPDVFQRQGNYAPPPGASDLPGLEVAGEIIDGDLANSPFKAGDMVCALVQGGGYAEVVTAPIEQCLPVPHGLSPLEAASLPENYFTVWSNVFDRARLGPGESLLVQGGTSGIGVTAIQLASALGNRVFATAGSEDKARACEQLGAERGINYRHEDFAAVVKQLTGDNGVDVILDMVGGDYLPREINCLADDGRIAIIALLGGAKGTLDMGQVLRRRLTITGSTLRPRSVAFKGAIARQLREKVWPLFEQGRIKPVIYESFPLEQAAAAHALMESSTHVGKIMLQVIKP comes from the coding sequence ATGCGCGCGATCGAGATCACCAAGCCGGGCGGACCCGAGGTTTTGCAGCTGTGCCAGCGGCCGATGCCGGAACCGAAGGCCGGGGAGGTGCGCATCCGCGTGCATGCCGCCGGCATCAACCGGCCCGACGTGTTCCAGCGCCAGGGCAACTACGCGCCGCCGCCCGGCGCTTCCGACCTGCCGGGCCTGGAAGTGGCCGGCGAGATCATCGACGGCGACCTGGCCAACTCGCCCTTCAAGGCCGGCGACATGGTGTGCGCGCTGGTGCAGGGCGGCGGCTATGCCGAGGTGGTGACCGCGCCCATCGAGCAGTGCCTGCCGGTGCCGCATGGCCTGTCGCCGCTCGAGGCCGCGTCGCTGCCGGAGAACTACTTTACCGTCTGGAGCAATGTGTTCGATCGCGCCCGGCTGGGGCCGGGCGAGTCGCTGCTGGTGCAGGGCGGCACCTCCGGCATCGGCGTCACGGCGATCCAGCTGGCCAGCGCGCTGGGCAACCGCGTGTTCGCCACCGCCGGCAGCGAGGACAAGGCGCGCGCCTGCGAGCAGCTGGGCGCCGAGCGCGGCATCAACTACCGCCACGAGGACTTCGCCGCCGTCGTCAAGCAGCTGACCGGCGACAATGGCGTCGATGTCATCCTCGACATGGTGGGCGGCGACTACCTGCCGCGCGAGATCAACTGCCTGGCCGACGACGGCCGCATCGCCATCATCGCGCTGCTGGGCGGCGCCAAGGGCACGCTGGACATGGGCCAGGTGCTGCGCCGCCGGCTGACCATCACCGGCTCCACCCTGCGGCCCCGTTCCGTGGCGTTCAAGGGCGCCATTGCCCGGCAACTGCGGGAGAAGGTGTGGCCGCTGTTCGAGCAGGGGCGCATCAAGCCTGTCATCTATGAGAGCTTCCCGCTGGAGCAGGCGGCCGCGGCGCATGCGTTGATGGAGTCTTCCACGCATGTCGGCAAGATCATGCTGCAGGTGATCAAGCCTTAG
- a CDS encoding T6SS immunity protein Tli4 family protein produces the protein MMIFVKQLAVMWVLFCTVVLSSCTQIAIDERVPKMSTLSSRLQPVFSNTRTVCFGRFLIDIPITATVAWGSGSVDLGISVYPGAAKQVDEEAVKFKTELQKTQAIHLNRVPLFLFEEELTAPAGKIVVGYDGFDTLGDLEMHGYFHWGDDGFIIDARPLEDGRNRAMATIKSIARRLQPRAEHVIPPEPGNCLAHAFLVDESVNSMEQPVEHLRIGFRLKEFPDTHISIFVGPPDVHHNPSNTLEYQLGRVEREQRAEDPNHPLLKTVYFRRGPRQIHDWLNGYEALSRSPEQPDMRSIHDFVMDFKGVVGDSYKPYADIRMQTGVADNLAGAVKPSLTDEEAIAVWDAITSTIRVRPTTAKASAQQAPRKPLGERLVSGRTCSQTGWWQAAEPEAAHTLPRRRIEAGATMPMAVVAGKPTLWDKLKGEQPRHQVAVVWQLVAYED, from the coding sequence ATGATGATCTTTGTTAAACAGTTGGCGGTGATGTGGGTTCTATTTTGCACTGTCGTGCTAAGCAGTTGCACTCAAATTGCGATCGATGAGAGGGTACCAAAAATGTCAACGCTAAGCAGCAGGCTGCAACCTGTATTTTCGAACACGAGGACGGTGTGTTTCGGACGGTTTCTGATCGACATTCCCATTACGGCCACGGTGGCGTGGGGCAGCGGGTCTGTTGATCTCGGGATAAGTGTCTATCCTGGAGCAGCGAAACAGGTTGACGAGGAGGCGGTGAAGTTCAAAACCGAACTTCAGAAGACACAGGCCATTCACCTCAACCGGGTGCCGCTTTTTCTTTTCGAGGAAGAATTAACGGCCCCTGCTGGGAAGATCGTGGTCGGCTATGATGGGTTTGACACGCTGGGAGACTTGGAGATGCATGGCTACTTCCACTGGGGCGATGACGGATTCATCATCGATGCCCGTCCCCTTGAGGATGGGCGAAACCGTGCAATGGCCACAATTAAGAGCATTGCTCGCCGCTTGCAGCCGAGAGCAGAGCACGTGATACCTCCGGAGCCGGGAAATTGTCTGGCGCACGCTTTTCTTGTCGACGAATCTGTTAACAGCATGGAGCAGCCAGTCGAACACCTTCGCATTGGTTTCCGCCTCAAGGAATTCCCGGATACGCACATTTCAATATTTGTGGGTCCGCCAGATGTACACCATAATCCATCCAATACGCTTGAATACCAGCTAGGCCGCGTGGAACGGGAGCAGCGAGCGGAGGACCCCAACCATCCGCTCCTGAAGACCGTGTATTTCCGCCGCGGCCCTCGCCAGATCCACGATTGGCTGAACGGCTACGAAGCATTGTCCCGCTCGCCCGAGCAACCTGACATGCGCAGCATTCACGATTTCGTCATGGACTTCAAGGGAGTAGTAGGCGACTCCTATAAGCCTTACGCCGACATCCGCATGCAAACCGGCGTAGCCGACAACCTCGCCGGCGCCGTCAAACCCAGCCTGACCGACGAAGAAGCCATCGCGGTATGGGACGCGATCACCAGCACAATCCGCGTCAGGCCCACGACCGCGAAAGCCAGCGCACAGCAAGCGCCGCGCAAGCCCTTGGGCGAGCGCCTGGTATCGGGACGCACCTGCTCGCAGACCGGCTGGTGGCAGGCGGCTGAACCGGAGGCGGCGCACACTCTGCCGCGCCGGCGCATCGAGGCCGGGGCGACGATGCCGATGGCGGTCGTCGCCGGCAAGCCGACGCTCTGGGACAAACTGAAGGGCGAGCAGCCGCGGCACCAGGTGGCCGTGGTCTGGCAACTGGTCGCCTACGAGGACTGA
- a CDS encoding type VI secretion system Vgr family protein, with protein MNLNDLTATIAGLSEANRPIRLRLAQQGGVLDDVLLVQRICGGETICGGIDYRLLCVATRADLPLKELVALPAEVQFVTDRGELRAICGIVAQATAGPSDGGLATYQLVLRDALALLAWRTNTRVFRHRSELDIASVILDEWRRDNPVLARCFDVDWSHVTGTYPEREFTMQHNESDADFLRRLWKRRGIAWFIRPGLASTPGSDSTPTHTLVLFDDAGTLPENVAGTVRFHRDDGTEQRDAITAWSAVRTLRPGAVTRQSWDYKQARMQDAGAVSCIDQGPMGNELAAGLDDYLVEAPHAGRDGGDYRALGELRMQRHEYQSKCFQGEGSVRTLRVGEWFALADHPEIDTHPPAQREFIVAELAIEAENNLPKQLDERVRRLFARGPWPEASVLRATRYANRFRCVRRGTPIVPAFDPRADLPAPRLQSALVVGPPGEEIHCDELGRIKVRFPGTRAEHHAHAQGAGASDSERDSAWIRVASSWAGERWGALLLPRVGTEVLVDFLGGDPDKPIVVGQVYNGHMPPAAFSHIGTLPANRNVAGIVSKEVQGSRCNQLRLDDTSGQISAQLACEHRHSQLNLGWLAHPRSAGKGEPRGEGAELRSDGAVAIRGGAGVLISAAGSPAAGGAQLDRAEATGLLDAMTVVQRELARLSSTHHAGDTDGKRLRQLSEHLRQWAAGSNTGEGGDGGAPVVAVSGPAGVAVTASDNVVLGAQTDVDIVSIGSTQLSAGKKLLARVVENISLFAHRLGIQLISASGKLELQTHADDIEATSSKRIVLTASDEIVLQAPRIRFVAQGAQVELGGGVITQQSSGVHTIKSSEFAHVGPGDGAAPEVPPPTSESAHDQQAVLRWIGTDEPMKNQRYRITTEDGRTIEGRTDDQGKTERFDSAIPFGRYTVEALDD; from the coding sequence ATGAACCTGAACGACCTGACCGCGACGATTGCCGGCCTGTCGGAAGCGAACCGTCCCATCCGGCTGCGGCTGGCGCAGCAGGGTGGGGTACTGGACGACGTGCTCCTGGTGCAGCGCATCTGCGGCGGCGAGACGATCTGCGGCGGCATCGATTACCGCCTGCTGTGCGTGGCCACCCGCGCCGACCTGCCGCTGAAGGAGCTGGTCGCGTTGCCGGCCGAGGTGCAGTTCGTCACCGACCGCGGCGAGCTGCGTGCGATCTGCGGCATCGTCGCGCAGGCGACCGCAGGCCCCAGCGACGGCGGCCTGGCCACGTATCAGCTGGTGCTGCGCGACGCGCTGGCGTTGCTGGCCTGGCGCACCAACACACGCGTGTTCCGCCACCGCAGCGAACTCGATATCGCCAGCGTGATCCTGGACGAATGGCGCCGTGACAATCCGGTGCTGGCGCGGTGTTTCGACGTCGACTGGTCGCACGTGACCGGCACCTATCCCGAGCGCGAATTCACGATGCAGCATAACGAGTCGGACGCCGACTTCCTGCGCCGGCTGTGGAAGCGGCGCGGTATCGCCTGGTTCATCCGGCCCGGGCTGGCCAGCACGCCAGGCAGCGACAGCACGCCGACCCATACGCTGGTGCTGTTCGACGACGCCGGCACGCTGCCGGAGAATGTCGCCGGCACCGTGCGCTTCCATCGCGACGACGGCACCGAGCAGCGCGACGCCATCACGGCCTGGAGCGCCGTGCGCACGCTCAGGCCTGGCGCGGTGACGCGCCAGAGCTGGGACTACAAGCAGGCGCGTATGCAAGACGCCGGCGCCGTCTCCTGCATCGACCAGGGCCCGATGGGCAACGAGCTGGCGGCCGGCCTGGACGACTACCTGGTGGAGGCGCCGCACGCGGGCCGCGACGGCGGCGATTACCGCGCGCTGGGCGAGCTGCGCATGCAGCGCCACGAATACCAGTCGAAATGCTTCCAGGGCGAGGGCAGCGTGCGCACTCTGCGCGTGGGCGAGTGGTTTGCCCTGGCCGACCATCCCGAGATCGACACGCACCCGCCGGCCCAGCGCGAGTTCATCGTCGCGGAACTGGCGATCGAAGCCGAGAACAATCTGCCGAAACAGCTCGACGAGCGGGTACGCCGGCTGTTCGCGCGCGGCCCATGGCCCGAGGCATCGGTGCTGCGCGCCACGCGCTACGCCAATCGCTTTCGCTGCGTACGGCGCGGCACGCCGATCGTGCCCGCGTTCGACCCGCGTGCGGACCTGCCGGCGCCACGGCTGCAAAGCGCGCTCGTGGTCGGGCCGCCGGGTGAGGAGATCCATTGCGACGAACTGGGAAGGATCAAGGTGCGTTTTCCCGGCACGCGCGCCGAACATCACGCGCACGCCCAGGGCGCGGGCGCCAGCGACAGCGAGCGCGACTCGGCCTGGATCCGCGTCGCGTCCAGCTGGGCGGGCGAACGCTGGGGCGCGCTGCTGCTGCCACGCGTCGGTACGGAGGTGCTCGTCGATTTCCTGGGCGGCGATCCGGACAAGCCGATCGTCGTCGGCCAGGTCTACAACGGCCACATGCCGCCGGCCGCGTTCAGCCACATCGGCACGCTGCCGGCCAACCGTAATGTGGCTGGCATCGTCAGCAAGGAAGTGCAAGGCAGCCGCTGCAACCAGTTGCGGCTGGACGATACGTCCGGCCAGATCAGCGCGCAGCTGGCGTGCGAGCACCGGCACAGCCAGCTGAACCTGGGCTGGCTGGCCCATCCCCGCAGCGCAGGCAAGGGCGAGCCGCGCGGCGAGGGCGCGGAGTTACGCAGCGACGGCGCCGTGGCGATCCGGGGCGGCGCCGGAGTGCTGATCAGTGCCGCCGGCAGTCCGGCAGCGGGCGGCGCACAGCTGGACCGCGCCGAGGCGACCGGCTTGCTGGACGCCATGACCGTGGTGCAGCGGGAGCTGGCACGGCTGTCGTCCACGCACCATGCCGGCGACACGGACGGCAAGCGTTTGCGGCAGTTGAGCGAGCACCTCAGGCAATGGGCAGCCGGCAGTAATACCGGAGAGGGCGGCGACGGCGGCGCACCGGTCGTCGCCGTTTCGGGCCCGGCCGGTGTGGCGGTCACCGCCAGCGACAACGTCGTGCTCGGCGCGCAGACGGACGTGGACATCGTCAGCATCGGCAGCACCCAGCTTTCGGCCGGCAAGAAGCTGCTGGCGCGGGTAGTCGAGAACATCAGCCTGTTCGCCCACCGGCTCGGCATCCAGCTGATCTCCGCCAGCGGCAAGCTGGAACTGCAGACGCATGCGGACGACATCGAGGCCACGTCGTCGAAACGCATCGTCCTGACCGCAAGCGACGAAATCGTGCTGCAGGCACCGAGGATCCGCTTCGTCGCGCAGGGCGCGCAGGTGGAGCTGGGTGGCGGCGTCATCACCCAGCAAAGCAGCGGGGTGCACACCATCAAGTCCTCCGAGTTCGCCCACGTCGGGCCGGGCGACGGCGCGGCGCCGGAAGTGCCACCACCTACCAGCGAGAGCGCGCACGACCAGCAGGCAGTGCTTCGCTGGATCGGTACCGATGAGCCGATGAAGAACCAGCGCTATCGGATCACGACGGAGGATGGGCGCACGATCGAAGGCCGCACGGATGATCAGGGCAAGACAGAGCGGTTCGACAGCGCGATCCCGTTCGGCCGCTATACCGTCGAGGCGCTGGACGATTAA
- the secG gene encoding preprotein translocase subunit SecG, giving the protein MNTLFNLVVVVQVLSALAIIGLVLLQHGKGADMGAAFGSGASGSLFGATGSSNFMSKSTAVAAAIFFAATLGLSALATQRTTGNTGVLSNITAPVSGSAAIPGATAPAAPAPNATAPAAPAAQAPVAPAPAAPAAGAANGAPANQIPK; this is encoded by the coding sequence ATGAACACCTTGTTCAATCTGGTCGTCGTAGTACAAGTCCTGTCGGCCCTGGCCATCATCGGCCTCGTGCTGCTGCAACACGGCAAGGGCGCCGACATGGGCGCCGCCTTCGGCTCCGGCGCTTCCGGCAGCCTGTTCGGCGCCACCGGTTCGTCGAACTTCATGTCGAAGTCGACGGCCGTGGCGGCGGCGATCTTCTTCGCCGCCACGCTGGGCCTGTCGGCCCTGGCCACGCAGCGCACCACGGGCAATACCGGCGTACTGTCGAACATCACGGCACCGGTCTCCGGCTCGGCCGCGATCCCTGGCGCCACCGCGCCGGCAGCGCCGGCACCGAACGCGACCGCCCCGGCAGCCCCTGCAGCGCAGGCGCCGGTCGCGCCGGCACCTGCCGCACCGGCCGCCGGCGCCGCCAATGGCGCGCCAGCAAACCAGATTCCGAAGTAA
- the tpiA gene encoding triose-phosphate isomerase codes for MRRKLVIGNWKMNGSLAANSVLLRGIVAGYAARNADCGVCAPAPYLAQCQSELTGTPVAWGAQDVSAYAAGAYTGEVAASMLQEFGCRYVLCGHSERRAYHHETNEVVAQKVLAALNAGLTPVVCVGETLEEREAGRTNVVVCAQLQAVLDVLEASAVEKIVLAYEPVWAIGTGKTATPALAQEVHGMLRKQVAERNPVAAANMPILYGGSMKPENAKDLLAQADIDGGLIGGASLKVADFLAIVHAAG; via the coding sequence ATGCGACGCAAACTGGTCATCGGCAACTGGAAAATGAACGGCAGCCTTGCCGCCAATTCGGTATTATTACGCGGGATCGTGGCCGGCTACGCCGCCCGGAATGCCGATTGCGGCGTCTGCGCACCGGCGCCTTATCTGGCACAATGCCAGTCCGAGCTGACGGGCACGCCCGTCGCCTGGGGCGCGCAGGATGTGTCGGCCTATGCGGCCGGCGCCTACACGGGCGAGGTGGCGGCATCGATGCTGCAGGAATTCGGTTGCCGCTACGTGCTGTGCGGGCACTCCGAGCGCCGCGCGTACCATCATGAAACCAACGAAGTCGTCGCGCAGAAAGTACTGGCGGCACTGAACGCCGGCCTGACGCCGGTCGTCTGCGTGGGCGAAACGCTGGAGGAACGCGAGGCCGGCCGCACCAATGTTGTGGTATGCGCGCAACTGCAGGCGGTGCTGGACGTGCTGGAAGCCTCCGCCGTCGAGAAGATCGTGCTGGCGTACGAGCCCGTCTGGGCCATCGGCACCGGCAAGACGGCCACGCCGGCGCTGGCGCAAGAAGTGCACGGCATGCTGCGCAAGCAGGTCGCCGAGCGCAACCCGGTGGCGGCGGCGAACATGCCGATCCTGTACGGCGGCAGCATGAAGCCGGAGAATGCCAAGGATCTGCTGGCGCAGGCGGACATCGACGGTGGCCTGATCGGCGGCGCGTCGCTGAAGGTGGCGGATTTCCTCGCCATCGTCCACGCGGCAGGTTAA
- a CDS encoding tetratricopeptide repeat protein, producing the protein MKKLGTMIVAMAMALTLHGSAIAGFVEGATAYNNRNYAVAYKEILPLAKAGNADAQHLLGLMYYMGRGVKQDYKQALAWHRKAGLQGKADAQYVVGAMYYTGNAVIQDHRQAVQWFRLAAEQGHAQAQQVLGLMYRYRIGGMPQDNVIAYMLWNLAAASGNVNAAEQRAAVIKHMTEEQIEEGQALSAAWKPGKPLPRSSRTGGGA; encoded by the coding sequence ATGAAAAAACTGGGAACCATGATCGTGGCGATGGCCATGGCACTGACGCTGCATGGCAGCGCCATCGCTGGCTTCGTCGAAGGCGCTACCGCCTACAACAACCGCAACTACGCTGTCGCGTACAAGGAGATCCTGCCGCTGGCCAAGGCTGGCAACGCGGACGCGCAGCACCTGCTGGGCCTGATGTACTACATGGGCCGCGGCGTCAAGCAGGACTACAAGCAGGCACTGGCCTGGCACCGCAAGGCCGGCCTGCAGGGCAAGGCGGACGCGCAGTACGTCGTCGGCGCCATGTACTACACCGGCAACGCGGTAATCCAGGACCACCGCCAGGCCGTGCAGTGGTTCCGCCTGGCTGCCGAGCAGGGCCACGCCCAGGCGCAGCAGGTGCTGGGCCTGATGTACCGCTATCGCATCGGTGGCATGCCGCAGGATAACGTGATCGCCTACATGCTGTGGAACCTGGCGGCGGCGAGCGGCAACGTCAACGCGGCCGAGCAGCGCGCCGCCGTCATCAAGCACATGACGGAGGAGCAGATCGAGGAAGGGCAGGCGCTGTCGGCCGCGTGGAAGCCGGGCAAGCCGCTGCCGCGCAGCTCGCGCACGGGAGGCGGCGCATGA
- a CDS encoding DUF4291 domain-containing protein, whose translation MTAPPARQIRAQYDDSTMRVYQAYSNEIADAALAHGTFVSPPFKLERMTWIKPSFLWMMYRAGWGFKDPGQQRILAIDITRAGLAWALQHACLSHPEEGMSQAQWQERKRTSPVRIQWDPERDLLLQPLPHRAIQIGLSGEAVRLYVDEWIERITDVTPLAHEIHALVGQGRLEEAAARLPVERPLDV comes from the coding sequence ATGACGGCGCCGCCGGCGCGGCAGATTCGCGCGCAGTACGACGACAGCACCATGCGCGTCTACCAGGCCTATTCGAACGAGATCGCGGACGCCGCGCTGGCGCACGGTACCTTCGTGTCACCGCCGTTCAAGCTGGAGCGGATGACGTGGATCAAGCCATCCTTCCTGTGGATGATGTACCGCGCCGGCTGGGGTTTCAAGGACCCCGGCCAGCAGCGCATCCTGGCCATCGACATCACGCGCGCCGGCTTGGCGTGGGCGTTGCAGCACGCCTGCCTCAGTCATCCCGAGGAGGGCATGAGCCAGGCGCAGTGGCAAGAGAGGAAGCGGACTTCGCCCGTGCGCATCCAGTGGGACCCCGAGCGCGACCTGCTGTTGCAGCCATTGCCACACCGGGCCATCCAGATTGGCTTGTCCGGCGAGGCAGTACGGTTGTACGTGGACGAGTGGATCGAACGGATCACGGACGTCACGCCGCTGGCGCATGAGATCCATGCGCTCGTCGGGCAGGGCCGGCTGGAAGAGGCGGCGGCACGCTTGCCGGTGGAGCGGCCGCTGGACGTGTAA